One segment of Stegostoma tigrinum isolate sSteTig4 chromosome 26, sSteTig4.hap1, whole genome shotgun sequence DNA contains the following:
- the zgc:158398 gene encoding transmembrane protein 248 isoform X1 yields MVSWHLLENVKYFILHRPPMILFILSVSSLGIAFFSLGIYIQSHEVSNPDVPQAWNAVLQSLSKLEFCRPENESLWQTSTEPLSFGRGSVRRRPDPDPLAHTTTRQSVTAVAFTRDTLESVSLLLPITFNSKEPLKRFSSDVTRLYAVVNGNLLGLEDSKAKEVINIMLISPWPPEHYLSQINSTNNMSTLTCITMSAPAHVLPQARYFPSCNLENFTDALLYQNTLAKNSEKTPSQGHTSAQCYKTQYKPEPQFTIVLSKEDRILCSQHLLKSSYILLLLALVVFCLCVACGRRKEKRHKTINLHKKYLHRDLFICTDSKK; encoded by the exons ATGGTATCATGGCATCTGTTGGAGAATGTGAAGTATTTTATTCTCCACCGACCACcaatgattttatttattttgagcGTCAGCTCTTTAGGCATCGCTTTCTTCAGTCTTGGGATCTACATTCAGTCACATGAAGTCTCCAATCCTGATGTGCCTCAG GCATGGAATGCAGTGCTGCAATCTCTCAGTAAACTAGAATTCTGTCGGCCTGAAAATGAAAGCCTGTGGCAGACTAGCACAGAACCTCTATCTTTTGGACGGGGTTCTGTAAGAAGACGGCCAGACCCAGATCCTTTAGCCCATACAACAACAAGACAATCCGTAACCGCTGTTGCTTTTACCCGAGACACTTTAGAGAGTGTGTCTCTACTTCTGCCAATCACCTTTAATTCAAAGGAACCATTAAAAAGATTTTCTAGTGATGTAACTCGTCTCTATGCTGTGGTAAACGGAAACCTGCTGGGGCTCGAAG attctAAAGCAAAGGAGGTTATTAATATCATGTTGATTTCACCATGGCCACCTGAACATTACCTTTCACAAATAAACTCCACAAATAACATGAGTACCCTTACATGCATTACAATGTCTGCACCTGCACATGTACTTCCCCAGGCAAG ATACTTTCCCTCCTGTAACTTAGAAAATTTTACAGATGCATTATTGTATCAGAACACACTAGCAAAGAATTCAGAGAAGACACCTTCACAAGGTCACACTTCTGCTCAGTGCTACAAAACACAGTATAAACCTGAACCTCAATTTACCATCGTGCTGTCAAAG GAGGACCGTATTCTTTGCAGTCAGCACTTACTGAAGTCCAGTTACATTTTGCTTCTGCTTGCTCTTGTTGTCTTCTGTTTATGTGTAGCATGTGGCCGAAGAAAGGAAAAGAGGCACAAGACAATTAACTTACACAAG AAATACCTGCATAGAGATTTGTTCATCTGTACAGATAGcaagaaataa
- the zgc:158398 gene encoding transmembrane protein 248 isoform X2 yields the protein MVSWHLLENVKYFILHRPPMILFILSVSSLGIAFFSLGIYIQSHEVSNPDVPQAWNAVLQSLSKLEFCRPENESLWQTSTEPLSFGRGSVRRRPDPDPLAHTTTRQSVTAVAFTRDTLESVSLLLPITFNSKEPLKRFSSDVTRLYAVVNGNLLGLEDSKAKEVINIMLISPWPPEHYLSQINSTNNMSTLTCITMSAPAHVLPQARYFPSCNLENFTDALLYQNTLAKNSEKTPSQGHTSAQCYKTQYKPEPQFTIVLSKEDRILCSQHLLKSSYILLLLALVVFCLCVACGRRKEKRHKTINLHKAHLLEM from the exons ATGGTATCATGGCATCTGTTGGAGAATGTGAAGTATTTTATTCTCCACCGACCACcaatgattttatttattttgagcGTCAGCTCTTTAGGCATCGCTTTCTTCAGTCTTGGGATCTACATTCAGTCACATGAAGTCTCCAATCCTGATGTGCCTCAG GCATGGAATGCAGTGCTGCAATCTCTCAGTAAACTAGAATTCTGTCGGCCTGAAAATGAAAGCCTGTGGCAGACTAGCACAGAACCTCTATCTTTTGGACGGGGTTCTGTAAGAAGACGGCCAGACCCAGATCCTTTAGCCCATACAACAACAAGACAATCCGTAACCGCTGTTGCTTTTACCCGAGACACTTTAGAGAGTGTGTCTCTACTTCTGCCAATCACCTTTAATTCAAAGGAACCATTAAAAAGATTTTCTAGTGATGTAACTCGTCTCTATGCTGTGGTAAACGGAAACCTGCTGGGGCTCGAAG attctAAAGCAAAGGAGGTTATTAATATCATGTTGATTTCACCATGGCCACCTGAACATTACCTTTCACAAATAAACTCCACAAATAACATGAGTACCCTTACATGCATTACAATGTCTGCACCTGCACATGTACTTCCCCAGGCAAG ATACTTTCCCTCCTGTAACTTAGAAAATTTTACAGATGCATTATTGTATCAGAACACACTAGCAAAGAATTCAGAGAAGACACCTTCACAAGGTCACACTTCTGCTCAGTGCTACAAAACACAGTATAAACCTGAACCTCAATTTACCATCGTGCTGTCAAAG GAGGACCGTATTCTTTGCAGTCAGCACTTACTGAAGTCCAGTTACATTTTGCTTCTGCTTGCTCTTGTTGTCTTCTGTTTATGTGTAGCATGTGGCCGAAGAAAGGAAAAGAGGCACAAGACAATTAACTTACACAAG gcTCACCTTCTAGAAATGTGA